The region ATGCCTCTCATTCTGCAGTACTTGGGCCCCCACCCAACAACCGCCTGTCACAGCATCCCATTCCACTCTCAAGATATCTGCAGCATCAGCAGCAGGTAGAAACGCCCACAGCAGGCCAGGACACCACTTCCTGCTAGGGTGTTGCCACCACCCCCACATCCCAGAGCTTGCTCAGGCTCAGCTTCCCTGTGCCGGCCGTCTGGCCCGAGGTCCCCGCTGTCCCTCTCTGTAGGCTCTCAGGCGGCCACATGTCCTCCGCAACAGCAGCCTCTGGGCTTTCAGCCGCTTCCGAagcctcttgttttccttcaGTGTGAGGAAGAGTTTTTTTTTGAGGGTATCCAAGTCTGAAAGGGCATAGCTGTGATCAGACGGCTGTCCCGGAAGGGGCCTCTTCAACCCCAGAGGGCTGGCGGGCAGGCCAGCGGCCTCGGTGGCCTCCATTGCTTCTCGATCTGGTAAGACCTAAGGACAGAGGTCAGTGAGTGCTGGGAAGAGCCTTGTGTCCTAAGCAGGACGGCACAAGCTGGGGCCACAGCTGCCCGTTACCCTCCGGGTTTAGCCCCAGTCCATTTCCCCTTCTGCAACCCTGATGAGCTGTCATGGTGGTTGACTGAGAAGCTCTGAAGCCCGGCCACCTCTCCCCGCTGCTCCTGTTCTGTCGGGTCCTCTGGGGCAGTGGGTTTCTTCATTTTGTTGGAAGCAAAATTCATTCGTCCCTCTGAGACCACCTCGTACCCAGGGTCTTACCTGCTGCACGGGGCCTTCCGGGGTTGGAGGCTGAAGTTCTTCCAGTGTGGTGTCCATGTTCCTCCCTGAGCTGTCCCCACCAGCCCCCACCTCAGGGCAGACCTGGGAACAGCAGGCGGAGTCAGGCTGGCTGAGCTGGCACACACCGGACCCTGCAGCTGCTACTGTCCATCCCAGTAATCCCTGCACGGGGGCTATGGCCCTGCCCTGTGCCTCTGCAGTCAGGAGCccgcctctccctccctctcgccCTCCAAGTCCAGGTCTCCAGCTCTCAcgggtaggaggaggaggaagcctgaGGCCACAGCTTCCCTGAGAAAAGAACCCTGAACTCACAACCCTGCTGTCTTCAGGCAATAGCCTCACCTTTCACCAGACTCAAGCCTGTGAGCACTGCCTGACCAGGAAGCCACCACAACAGGGCACTCTGGGATGTGTGGAGTGCTCTGGTGTGCCCACCTCTCTGAGGCGCAGGCAGTGGCTCCTCTCTCCCATAACCAATTCTTAAGACATGGTTCTCTGGTTGAAGCAGGACACAGTGGAACCTAAGGACGCCCACCCAAGTCTCCTGACTCAGCCGAACAATACTGACTGAATCCAGCCCTGCTCACACTGGCTTTCACTAGATATGTCCCCAAATCCTGAGGCAGTGGCACCTAGACAGGTCCCTACAGCACCAAGGACCTGAGTCATTTACATCACCCCAAACGAAGCCTGGTAACCACGCTCAATGGACGTTTGCCCTACGGCGCCATGCGATGGAAAGATTTGAAACAGACCCAGAGTCCCTGCCACCTGCTGGCAGTGACCACTGTGGCCATCCGCAGCTTCTCACCAATTCAACATGGGGGCGCTGAGGACTGTGCAGTTAAACTGGGGATCTGAGCATGCTTAGACCTCTTTCAGCCCCTATCACCACACTAAAAGCTGTCATGCTGCACTCTATCTATACACATGGCCTAGGTCGCAGTATAGGCTGCCGCCTGGAAtctgtggcaatcctcctgcctctgccttctaagagcTGAGAATGCACAATCACacctggcttccttttttttttttttttttNNNNNNNNNNNNNNNNNNNNNNNNNNNNNNNNNNNNNNNNNNNNNNNNNNNNNNNNNNNNNNNNNNNNNNNNNNNNNNNNNNNNNNNNNNNNNNNNNNNNNNNNNNNNNNNNNNNNNNNNNNNNNNNNNNNNNNNNNNNNNNNNNNNNNNNNNNNNNNNNNNNNNNNNNNNNNNNNNNNNNNNNNNNNNNNNNNNNNNNNNNNNNNNNNNNNNNNNNNNNNNNNNNNNNNNNNNNNNNNNNNNNNNNNNNNNNNNNNNNNNNNNNNNNNNNNNNNNNNNNNNNNNNNNNNNNNNNNNNNNNNNNNNNNNNNNNNNNNNNNNNNNNNNNNNNNNNNNNNNNNNNNNNNNNNNNNNNNNNNNNNNNNNNNNNNNNNNNNNNNNNNNNNNNNNNNNNNNNNNNNNNNNNNNNNNNNNNNNNNNNNNNNNNNNNNNNNNNNNNNNNNNNNNNNNNNNNNNNNNNNNNNNNNNNNNNNNNNNNNNNNNNNNNNNNNNNNNNNNNNNNNNNNNNNNNNNNNNNNNNNNNNNNNNNNNNNNNNNNNNNNNNNNNNNNNNNNNNNNNNNNNNNNNNNNNNNNNNNNNNNNNNNNNNNNNNNNNNNNNNNNNNNNNNNNNNNNNNNNNNNNNNNNNNNNNNNNNNNNNNNNNNNNNNNNNNNNNNNNNNNNNNNNNNNNNNNNNNNNNNNNNNNNNNNNNN is a window of Mus caroli chromosome 4, CAROLI_EIJ_v1.1, whole genome shotgun sequence DNA encoding:
- the Thap3 gene encoding THAP domain-containing protein 3, which encodes MPKSCAARQCCNRYSSLRKQLTFHRFPFSRPELLREWVLNIGRADFKPKQHTVICSEHFRPECFSAFGNRKNLKHNAVPTVFAFQNPTQVCPEVGAGGDSSGRNMDTTLEELQPPTPEGPVQQVLPDREAMEATEAAGLPASPLGLKRPLPGQPSDHSYALSDLDTLKKKLFLTLKENKRLRKRLKAQRLLLRRTCGRLRAYREGQRGPRARRPAQGS